The genome window CTGCTACACCTGATGTATCTAATGCCCCACGGATGATGTGGTAACGTACACCTGGTAAATCCTTAACACGTCCGCCGCGGATCAATACAATTGAGTGCTCCTGTAAGTTGTGACCTTCACCCGGAATATAAGCATTAACTTCTTTTCCGTTGGTAAGGCGCACACGGGCAACTTTACGCATTGCTGAGTTTGGTTTTTTAGGGGTAGTGGTATACACGCGTGTGCATACTCCTCTTCGCTGTGGACAGCTGTCCAACGCTGGCGACTTACTCTTGTCAACCAGAGCTACTCTACCTTTTCTAACTAATTGTTGAATAGTAGGCATTCTTCCTTTTTTTGTTTATTTGTTTTTAACCCGGTTTTCGGGACTGCAAAAGTACGGACTTATTTTTTGATTTTCAATAGGTTATTGAAAAAAGTTTACGGTTTAAGTTATAGAGGGTGAAAGGGTTGGGAATGTTTGGGTTGACTGCGCGTTTCCAAATAAATTATTTCTTTACTGACATTAGTTCGCCTAACTCAGGCGGCGCAACTACATTTATACCTCCGTTTGTAGTTTCATTAACCGTTATCGTGGTAAACGTTCCCTTGTAGTACCAAAAGAAATGCTTGGAAACCGGGCTCTGATGCCCAATGTATGATCTATCAGTTAATGGTTTTATGCGTTGGATAAACTTAACAAAATCAAGGGGTTTGTCCCGGCTTATTTTACAAATCACTACCAGCCCTCTATTAGGAATTACTACAACCGAGCCCCATTCGCCTACCAGTTCCGGCTTATTTGCTCCTATATTGAGTGCATAGCTTGCGGCATAATCTTCATTTCCTAAAAAATTAAATTCAACCTTCGCGCCATCAACATCAAAAACCTTTGTAATATTTTCTATTTTTTGCTTCGCGACATTTTCATGAGCCATTTGGAAAGCATCCCTTGCGGTAATACCCCATTTGTCGAACTCCTTTCTTTGGACAGGCACAAAAATATTTGGTAAATCAAGCATGAGCAATGTTTTGGTACCCGGCAGATCAACAGTGAACACCAGACTATCAACTCCGCCTTTTTGAACGAGCGCCTCATCAGGGTATATTCGCAGACTCAGTTTACTTTTATAATCGGCAATCGTTTGGGCATCTATCTTATTGGTAGCTACTATTAACAGTAAAGAGATGATAAAGGCTTTATAAAAATTATTGGAAGACATTTATTGTTGTAACTATTAAATCAAGCTCCAATATACTCAAAGTTTCATAATTAACTTTTTACTACACCCAAACACCCGATGTCTATGAAAAAAACACATTTTGGTCGTGTCTAAAAAGGGGGTAAAAACGGGCAAAACGCATTTTGGTCATGTCTCAAAACACCCTAAAAACGGGCAATATGCATTTTGATCGTGTTTAAAAAAGGCATTAAACGGGCAAAATGCATTTTGGTCATTACAGTGCTTTTAAGTTAATAAGTTATATATCAATACTATACCTAGATAAATATCAAAAAACGAGCCTAAAAATGTAAAAATCTTGTTTTATTGTGGAGACGAAAATATTGTGTCGCAATGAAAGGAAACTTCATAAGATGACGCTTATACAAAAGTACGAAAAAAAATCACTACGCTAAAACGTAATCAGCCAAATCATTCAATCTAAAAATCAATGGCCACACCAAAAAGCCCCGGATCTCTCCGGGGCTTTCCATACACACTCACTTATCCTAAAACAATCTATTTATATTAATAATCATGTCGGTAATGATGGTACCTGTGCGGATGTCCGCCATATCCACCTTCCACATAACAGCCGGATGTTACCGATACTATAGCGCTTACCAAAAGCGCAAATGCAACAAATCTCTTTTTCATAATGTTAAGCTTTAATGCCTGCACCCAACTGCGGGTGTTTGTATGTTGGACGGCTTAAAAACGAAAAGGATTAATTACGGGATGGATTATCAATTATCGTCCTTGCGAGGACATTATCATCTTCCTGCTATGGACTATGGACCATCAACTATGGATTAAACAAACTACTCCCCCTCCGGAAAATCAGCACCTTCGGTAACATCTGCCCAGGCATCAAAATCTTTCTTTAAAACTTCCAGTTTGTTGCGTGCGCCTTTTAATGCAGCTTTACCAAGCAGCAAGTGCAATGGCGGGTTTTTAGACTCAACCGCCTTAACAATGGCCTTTGCAGCGCGTTCAGGGTCGCCGGGTTGTTTACCGCTATAGCCACGGATATTATCCTTATTAGCTGCTGCAGTAGCTTTGTAATCGTCAATTATTATCTTGCTGTTATTGGCTGAGCGGCCGGCCCAGTCTGTACGGAAACCACTTGGACAGATTACGGTAACCCTGATCCCTAAAGGCGCAAGCTCTTTTGACAATGCATCTGAATAGCCATCAACAGCAAACTTGGTAGCGTTATAAAAGCCTACCGCCGGGAAACCAACCAGGCCGCCAATAGATGCTACGTTAAGGATATGCCCGCTTCGCTGTTTG of Mucilaginibacter xinganensis contains these proteins:
- a CDS encoding oxidoreductase is translated as MKNKVWFITGCSTGFGRELAKEVLKAGYRAVVTSRKISDVEDLIRDYPDNAIALTLDVTKEAEIKAAVAEAIRHFGEIDVLVNNAGIGYFGAIEESEEDEVRRMFEINFWGLAHVTNAVLPVMRKQRSGHILNVASIGGLVGFPAVGFYNATKFAVDGYSDALSKELAPLGIRVTVICPSGFRTDWAGRSANNSKIIIDDYKATAAANKDNIRGYSGKQPGDPERAAKAIVKAVESKNPPLHLLLGKAALKGARNKLEVLKKDFDAWADVTEGADFPEGE
- the rpsL gene encoding 30S ribosomal protein S12, with the translated sequence MPTIQQLVRKGRVALVDKSKSPALDSCPQRRGVCTRVYTTTPKKPNSAMRKVARVRLTNGKEVNAYIPGEGHNLQEHSIVLIRGGRVKDLPGVRYHIIRGALDTSGVAGRNQRRSKYGTKRPKPGQVAAAPTKGKKK